Proteins encoded by one window of Tubulanus polymorphus chromosome 7, tnTubPoly1.2, whole genome shotgun sequence:
- the LOC141908548 gene encoding FMRFamide peptide receptor frpr-18-like — MYKLTAADEIGRMIVLYGAPFVFLFGIVGNTLIIITFSGKRLRYKSYAWLFICLSVSDSGTLCIDLVGRWTGFYYRWEYDFRGENSILCVAFQFLGYFFAQASPWMLVLITIERCVSVVAPMHAKIICSRKRMVYASLMVIFLLFAINSHMFYGIRITQNGLCHRRVGVYSVFWNQYWLNIDLVIASAAPFAVLLTCNAVIIYFLKRAESRRQTQTSAVTNSITLMLVVTNFIFFVTSFPFALGQQLSDEQFSPLAHAISAMLMYVNYAINFWLYCFTGRKFRDELIGWCGRGRRRTRCN; from the coding sequence ATGTACAAATTAACTGCAGCTGATGAGATTGGTAGGATGATCGTACTTTACGGAGCGCCGTTTGTGTTTTTATTCGGTATAGTTGGAAATACGTTGATAATCATAACATTCAGTGGTAAACGGCTTCGGTATAAAAGCTACGCTTGGTTGTTCATTTGTTTATCAGTTTCTGACTCGGGAACTTTATGCATCGATCTGGTTGGTCGATGGACCGGTTTCTATTATCGTTGGGAATACGATTTTCGTGGCGAGAACTCGATATTGTGCGTGGCGTTTCAATTTCTTGGTTATTTCTTCGCGCAAGCTTCGCCTTGGATGCTGGTTTTGATCACGATCGAAAGATGTGTATCGGTCGTCGCTCCGATGCACGCTAAGATAATCTGTTCCCGAAAACGAATGGTCTACGCTTCTCTAATGGTCATTTTCCTATTATTTGCCATCAACTCACATATGTTTTATGGAATACGTATCACGCAAAACGGCTTATGCCACCGACGTGTAGGGGTCTATTCAGTTTTCTGGAACCAGTATTGGCTGAACATAGACTTAGTAATAGCCAGTGCAGCGCCATTTGCGGTACTACTCACCTGTAACGCCGTCATCATTTACTTTCTAAAACGAGCCGAATCTCGCAGACAAACCCAAACATCAGCCGTCACCAACAGCATCACCTTAATGCTTGTCGTaacgaattttattttcttcgttACGTCATTTCCGTTTGCTCTGGGCCAGCAACTAAGTGATGAACAGTTTTCGCCTCTGGCCCACGCTATTTCAGCCATGTTAATGTACGTGAATTACGCAATCAATTTCTGGCTGTACTGTTTCACCGGACGGAAGTTCAGGGATGAGTTGATCGGATGGTGTGGCCGTGGACGCAGACGTACACGTTGCAACTGA
- the LOC141909289 gene encoding delta-actitoxin-Avd1c 4-like: MFTKTLFVALAVFMVIGAIAAQEVEVEKRGIPCTCKVNGKRGTWWLIGGPDHNCCSGSGLAIGRCCW, encoded by the exons atgtttacCAAAACTCTTTTCGTTGCCTTGGCCGTTTTCATGGTCATTGGAGCCATTGCTGCTCAGG AAGTCGAGGTTGAAAAGAGAGGAATTCCGTGTACTTGTAAGGTCAACGGCAAACGAGGAACCTGGTGGTTGATCGGAGGACCCGATCACAACTGCTGCAGTGGTAGCGGACTTGCTATTGGTAGATGTTGTTGGTAA
- the LOC141908770 gene encoding toll-like receptor 2: protein MHYIGIDNLAGPFNYYLNKLLLHNACESLMWIRTFYKLTWLRLTGTIIGSCPSRVLHHILSRVPSLETLDLSSNGITHFDSNTFEATPRLKFLRLKYNRLSMIQAGLLKPLINLRVLNLASNQLKTFDPTEIMNLKHFRSIFLLDNTFECDCQLRKLRNWLIELSSHRTKKHYYHDFQAEVTRNLTTFKLVCTSPKKLSGVPIADFHLHWIECDNHKDIVISLSTICVTVIIMAIGRIVAKKRWSIYYWWMVKINRFLPKLLRIATVSRSDDLKFDGFLSHSMDDLQFVYLDFIPEIEKSKDFASKFCIEFRDFTIGGYIQQNNIDAIYGSRWVVFLLTESFVEERWTEFVISMAANRCVEEGNNIILVLDIDHIPESRMPESLRTIISNIVYMKYPRDDKARSTFWKKVRLTLIGKQRKFIQPANMYRSNR from the coding sequence ATGCATTATATAGGAATAGACAATCTTGCAGGACCGTTTAATTACTATTTAAACAAACTATTGCTTCATAACGCGTGTGAAAGCCTCATGTGGATTAGGACGTTTTATAAACTAACTTGGCTGCGCCTTACTGGGACAATCATTGGCAGCTGTCCTAGTCGTGTACTCCATCATATCCTAAGTAGAGTTCCTTCACTAGAAACACTCGATCTCTCCAGTAATGGAATTACACATTTTGATAGCAACACGTTTGAAGCGACCCCTAGATTAAAGTTCTTGAGGTTAAAGTATAACAGACTGTCAATGATTCAAGCTGGTCTGTTAAAACCACTGATAAACCTACGCGTTTTAAACTTAGCATCGAATCAACTGAAAACGTTCGATCCTACTGAAATCATGAATCTAAAACATTTTAGATCCATTTTTCTTCTCGATAATACATTTGAATGTGATTGTCAACTGAGGAAGTTGCGGAATTGGCTTATAGAGTTGAGTAGTCATAGAACAAAGAAGCATTATTATCACGATTTTCAGGCGGAGGTCACTCGAAATCTAACTACGTTCAAACTTGTATGTACTTCGCCGAAAAAACTATCCGGAGTTCCTATCGCAGACTTTCATTTACATTGGATAGAATGTGACAACCACAAAGATATAGTCATTTCTCTTTCGACTATATGCGTCACTGTTATTATTATGGCTATTGGGCGAATTGTCGCCAAAAAGCGATGGTCAATTTACTATTGGTGGATGGTAAAAATCAATCGATTTCTACCGAAACTATTACGTATAGCAACGGTAAGCCGTTctgatgatttgaaatttgacGGATTTCTAAGTCATAGCATGGATGACCTTCAATTTGTCTATTTGGATTTCATACccgaaatagaaaaatccaAAGATTTCGCTTCAAAGTTTTGCATCGAGTTTCGAGACTTTACAATCGGTGGCTAcatacaacaaaacaatatcgACGCTATTTACGGGTCTCGGTGGGTCGTGTTTTTGTTGACCGAATCATTCGTCGAGGAAAGATGGACGGAGTTTGTGATAAGCATGGCGGCAAACCGGTGCGTCGAGGAGGGCAATAACATCATACTCGTGCTTGATATCGATCATATACCCGAATCTCGCATGCCCGAATCCTTGCGGACGATCATTTCAAATATCGTTTACATGAAATACCCGCGAGACGATAAAGCCCGTTCTACGTTTTGGAAAAAAGTTCGCCTTACCCTGATCGGTAAACAGAGAAAATTCATACAGCCAGCTAATATGTACCGATCTAACCGCTAA
- the LOC141908549 gene encoding neuromedin-U receptor 2-like codes for MIVIYGAPFVLLFGIVGNTLIIVTFSSKRLRYKSYAWLFICLSVSDSGFLATGLVRRWTIFYYHLRYDFRDENSIVCVAHTFLTHYFVHASPWMLVLITIERCVSVVAPMRAKIICSRKRMVYASLVVMFLVFAINSHMFYGKRIQSGYCHEREGVYAVFWFRYWLNIDLVIASAAPFAVLLISNAVIIYFLKRAESRRKTQTSAVTNTSKKPVTNSITLMLVATNFIFLVTSFPFNVCLQLDDEYVPILVHAIFAMLLYVNYAINFWLYCFTGRKFREELIVLCGFCRRKGRVPTADNTTRRLEQGESSVRF; via the coding sequence ATGATTGTAATTTATGGAGCGCCGTTTGTGTTATTATTCGGTATAGTTGGAAATACGTTGATAATCGTAACATTCAGCAGTAAACGACTTCGTTACAAAAGCTACGCTTGGTTGTTCATTTGTTTATCAGTTTCTGACTCGGGATTTCTGGCTACCGGTCTGGTGAGGCGATGGACCATCTTCTATTACCATTTGCGATACGATTTTCGCGACGAGAACTCGATAGTGTGCGTGGCGCACACATTCCTTACTCATTACTTCGTGCACGCTTCGCCTTGGATGTTGGTTTTGATCACGATCGAAAGATGCGTATCGGTAGTCGCTCCGATGCGCGCTAAAATAATCTGTTCCCGAAAACGAATGGTCTACGCTTCTTTAGTGGTTATGTTTCTAGTATTTGCCATCAACTCACATATGTTTTATGGGAAACGCATTCAAAGCGGCTACTGCCACGAACGTGAAGGAGTCTATGCAGTTTTCTGGTTCCGGTATTGGTTGAACATAGATCTAGTAATAGCCAGTGCAGCGCCATTCGCGGTACTTCTCATCTCCAACGCCGTCATTATTTACTTTCTAAAACGAGCCGAGTCTCGCCGAAAAACCCAGACATCAGCCGTCACCAACACCTCGAAAAAACCGGTCACCAACAGCATCACCTTAATGCTCGTCGcaacaaatttcatttttctcgtGACGTCATTTCCGTTCAACGTGTGCCTACAACTAGATGACGAGTATGTTCCTATTCTGGTCCACGCTATTTTCGCCATGTTACTTTACGTAAACTATGCCATAAATTTCTGGCTGTACTGTTTTACCGGACGGAAGTTCAGAGAAGAGTTGATCGTTTTATGCGGCTTTTGCCGTCGAAAAGGTCGGGTGCCAACCGCTGACAATACTACAAGACGCCTGGAACAAGGAGAATCCTCAGTGCGATTTTAA